From the Psychrobacillus sp. FSL K6-4046 genome, one window contains:
- the spoVAC gene encoding stage V sporulation protein AC, whose translation MDQKQYQKIVDKQTPKAPLFMSCLKAFLVGGIFCTVGQLITFFYIRFFPFTEKTAGNPTVATMIFIAMILTGTGLYKKISQFGGAGSAVPVTGFGNAVISASIEHKTEGYVLGVGGNMFKLAGSVIVFGVLSAFLVALIKTILVKLGVVSW comes from the coding sequence ATGGATCAAAAACAATATCAAAAAATCGTCGATAAGCAAACTCCTAAGGCCCCATTATTTATGAGCTGTCTTAAAGCATTTCTAGTTGGAGGAATATTTTGTACGGTTGGACAGCTAATTACTTTTTTCTATATACGTTTTTTTCCTTTTACTGAAAAGACTGCGGGTAATCCGACCGTAGCAACGATGATCTTTATCGCCATGATCTTAACAGGGACAGGCTTATATAAAAAAATCTCTCAGTTTGGAGGAGCGGGATCAGCGGTACCTGTTACTGGCTTTGGTAATGCTGTAATTTCAGCGTCAATCGAGCATAAGACAGAGGGGTATGTTTTAGGTGTAGGTGGTAATATGTTTAAGCTTGCAGGATCTGTTATTGTATTTGGTGTACTTTCCGCCTTTTTAGTAGCGTTAATTAAAACTATTTTAGTTAAATTAGGAGTGGTTTCGTGGTAA
- a CDS encoding YhcN/YlaJ family sporulation lipoprotein, producing MRKIVYILLLSLLLTACSSPKDQVYSDRDTSKLEQVLKEQDKIAGYQSVIDNNDVVVAIDIPRFKRFQKVKIEDEVKKAIEKEFPDKEVIVTGDIKIKWEIEKIVDKKKKNDELKKSISDIKSLSKEET from the coding sequence ATGCGCAAAATAGTGTATATTCTACTGTTGTCTTTATTATTGACGGCTTGTTCTAGCCCTAAAGATCAGGTGTATTCGGACAGAGATACCTCAAAACTTGAGCAAGTCCTTAAGGAGCAGGATAAGATTGCCGGATATCAAAGTGTAATTGATAACAATGATGTTGTTGTAGCGATAGATATCCCGAGGTTCAAACGTTTTCAAAAAGTTAAAATAGAAGATGAAGTAAAAAAAGCGATTGAAAAAGAGTTTCCAGATAAAGAAGTAATTGTTACAGGAGATATAAAAATTAAATGGGAAATTGAAAAGATAGTAGACAAGAAGAAGAAAAATGACGAATTAAAAAAGTCAATTAGTGACATTAAATCCCTATCGAAGGAAGAGACATGA
- a CDS encoding CotY/CotZ family spore coat protein, which translates to MGCGKNHHPSPSPSTGNCVCDVVQAIADIQAQAVTDCGSCPTSCFLEPLGGLVSPVNNRADTRVFMLLNKDGTPFSSLFRYTAPGTTLVQCNVSIFFRVEEVFDNCCATLRVLAPLSTVGGTSIVPFLNDDGENIDLGSFCSVNDWDATTNCVTVDLSCFCAIQCVADVFLDICD; encoded by the coding sequence ATGGGTTGTGGAAAAAATCATCACCCTTCTCCAAGTCCTTCGACTGGAAACTGTGTATGTGATGTTGTGCAAGCAATAGCAGATATTCAAGCACAAGCTGTAACTGATTGTGGTTCTTGCCCGACTAGCTGTTTTTTAGAACCACTAGGAGGTCTTGTTAGTCCAGTAAATAACCGTGCAGATACTCGTGTATTTATGCTTTTGAATAAGGATGGCACGCCATTCTCTTCTTTATTTAGATATACTGCTCCAGGAACTACTCTTGTACAATGTAATGTTTCTATATTCTTCAGAGTTGAAGAGGTATTTGATAATTGCTGTGCAACTTTACGTGTATTAGCACCATTATCAACAGTAGGTGGTACATCTATCGTTCCATTCTTAAATGACGATGGAGAGAATATAGATCTAGGAAGCTTCTGTAGTGTTAATGATTGGGATGCAACAACAAACTGTGTGACTGTGGACTTAAGCTGCTTCTGTGCGATTCAATGTGTAGCGGATGTATTCTTAGATATTTGTGACTGA